The Azospirillaceae bacterium genome includes a window with the following:
- a CDS encoding class I SAM-dependent methyltransferase encodes MKFDEAPAQSGVTATPRATGTGGAPRPPVAEIDVVAAQAVALARAGTDEAGAGNTGAWARFEALVTAATAGTRPRATWPVTLDRFPFRQFPILKRIGLRIMAMLGYDQRRALEDALAAVRVLATQTADLERRLAHEGRRWDAELRRSARRSELAELRSELETLTQAAVRDAEVRFSRQIDALELRNRLGAPTAAAAGQPAAPAGSGGGGQELDFTLMPGFYARFEAAFRGSTELVRRRQSVYLPLFAGQPDALASLPVADLGCGRGEWLDLLQENGVKTLGVDLNPDFLRDVRGRGHDVAEEDAVAWVARQPDASLRGITAFHVIEHISLTDLVRLLAEARRVLAPGGVLVFETPNPENLVVGACAFYIDPTHRRPVVPDLLRLLAEEVGFIEPRIMRLSEHRLDNPLKPVPADDPLAPTLNPMVEAVGRHLFAAPDYALVAVRA; translated from the coding sequence ATGAAGTTCGATGAAGCGCCCGCGCAATCCGGCGTGACGGCCACGCCACGGGCGACCGGCACGGGCGGTGCGCCCCGGCCTCCGGTGGCGGAGATCGACGTCGTCGCGGCGCAGGCGGTGGCGCTGGCGCGGGCGGGCACGGACGAAGCCGGGGCGGGCAACACGGGGGCCTGGGCCCGGTTCGAGGCGTTGGTGACCGCCGCGACGGCCGGAACCCGGCCGCGGGCGACCTGGCCCGTGACCCTGGACCGGTTCCCGTTCCGCCAATTCCCGATCCTGAAGCGGATCGGCCTGCGCATCATGGCGATGCTCGGCTACGACCAGCGCCGGGCCCTGGAGGATGCGCTTGCCGCCGTCCGCGTCCTGGCCACGCAGACGGCGGATCTCGAACGCCGCCTGGCCCACGAGGGGCGGCGGTGGGATGCCGAACTGCGCCGATCCGCCCGCCGGAGCGAACTCGCGGAGCTGCGGTCGGAGCTCGAGACCTTGACGCAAGCCGCCGTTCGCGACGCGGAGGTGCGGTTCTCCCGCCAGATCGATGCGCTCGAGTTGAGGAACCGGCTCGGGGCGCCGACGGCGGCCGCTGCCGGCCAGCCCGCGGCACCCGCCGGGAGCGGCGGGGGCGGGCAGGAGCTCGACTTCACCCTCATGCCCGGCTTCTACGCCCGGTTCGAGGCCGCGTTCCGGGGCAGCACCGAGCTTGTCCGCCGCCGCCAGTCCGTCTACCTGCCCCTGTTCGCCGGCCAGCCCGACGCCCTTGCGTCACTGCCCGTTGCCGATCTTGGCTGCGGGCGTGGGGAGTGGCTCGACCTGCTGCAGGAGAACGGGGTCAAGACCCTGGGGGTCGATCTCAACCCCGACTTCCTGCGGGATGTCCGCGGGCGCGGGCACGACGTCGCCGAGGAGGATGCGGTCGCCTGGGTTGCGCGGCAACCGGATGCGAGCCTGCGCGGCATCACGGCGTTCCACGTGATCGAGCATATCAGCCTGACCGATCTCGTCCGGCTTCTGGCCGAAGCCCGCCGCGTGCTGGCCCCCGGCGGTGTGCTCGTGTTCGAGACGCCGAACCCCGAGAACCTGGTGGTCGGCGCCTGCGCCTTCTACATCGACCCGACCCACCGCCGCCCCGTCGTGCCCGATCTCTTGAGGCTGCTGGCGGAAGAGGTCGGCTTCATCGAGCCGCGGATCATGCGGCTGAGCGAGCATCGGCTGGACAACCCGTTGAAGCCCGTTCCGGCGGACGACCCCTTGGCCCCGACGCTGAATCCCATGGTGGAGGCCGTCGGCCGGCACCTGTTCGCGGCACCCGACTATGCGCTGGTGGCCGTTCGCGCATGA
- a CDS encoding ABC transporter ATP-binding protein encodes MIRVSNVSKRFRVYRQPADRLKEIVLRRRLHHEAVALQDVSFEVAPGEAFGIIGRNGAGKSTLLKLVMGISLPDAGSVHVDGRITGLLELGTGFNPELSGDANIGFNAALLGMTPAEVARKRDEIIAFSELEEFIDRPLKTYSSGMVVRLAFAIAVHAEPACLVVDEALAVGDAHFQQKCMRRIADFRAQGGAIVLVSHDLNAIKVVCNRAMVLDRGRVVTTASPDDAVNVYNQIIAGMEEGDLASAGGQRRAAGIGYGTRELEFVGARLVGSRSGGRVVGSGEVADLVLRIRANAELAEDATLGIMIRNRLGQDVFGTNTHLLGRGLRFKAGTTSDVVLRMPMNLGPGMYTVTAALHSEETHLHQCYHWCDGLTDFEVAGFLGPRFYGVCRLEPELILDEAAVSAPAQGCGTTCDVP; translated from the coding sequence GTGATCCGGGTCTCCAATGTCAGCAAGCGGTTCCGCGTCTACCGGCAGCCGGCCGACCGCCTGAAGGAAATCGTCCTGCGCCGCCGCCTGCACCACGAGGCGGTTGCGCTTCAGGATGTCAGCTTCGAAGTCGCACCGGGCGAGGCGTTCGGCATCATCGGCCGCAACGGCGCCGGCAAGTCGACGTTGCTCAAGCTGGTCATGGGCATCAGCCTCCCGGACGCGGGCTCGGTCCATGTGGATGGCCGCATCACGGGGCTGCTGGAACTCGGCACCGGTTTCAACCCCGAACTCAGCGGCGATGCCAATATCGGCTTCAACGCCGCCCTCCTCGGCATGACCCCTGCGGAGGTTGCCCGCAAACGCGACGAGATCATCGCGTTCAGCGAACTCGAGGAGTTCATCGACCGTCCCCTGAAGACCTATTCGTCGGGCATGGTCGTCCGGCTGGCGTTCGCGATCGCGGTCCATGCCGAACCGGCCTGTCTGGTGGTCGACGAGGCGCTCGCGGTGGGCGATGCGCACTTCCAGCAGAAATGCATGCGCCGCATCGCCGACTTCCGTGCCCAAGGCGGTGCGATCGTCCTCGTCTCCCACGACCTCAACGCCATCAAGGTCGTGTGCAACCGGGCCATGGTCCTGGATCGTGGCCGGGTGGTCACCACCGCCAGTCCCGACGATGCGGTGAACGTCTACAACCAGATCATCGCCGGCATGGAGGAGGGGGATCTCGCGTCGGCCGGCGGCCAGCGGCGTGCCGCCGGGATCGGCTACGGCACGCGGGAGCTGGAATTCGTGGGGGCCCGTCTGGTCGGCAGCCGGTCCGGGGGGCGGGTGGTCGGCTCGGGCGAGGTCGCCGACCTTGTGCTGCGGATTCGGGCCAATGCCGAACTGGCAGAGGACGCCACCCTGGGGATCATGATCCGCAACCGGCTTGGCCAGGATGTCTTCGGGACGAACACCCACCTGCTCGGCCGCGGCCTCCGGTTCAAGGCGGGCACGACGTCCGATGTCGTGCTGCGCATGCCGATGAACCTCGGGCCGGGGATGTACACGGTGACCGCGGCGCTGCACAGCGAGGAAACGCACCTGCACCAATGCTACCATTGGTGCGACGGCCTGACGGACTTCGAGGTGGCGGGTTTCCTCGGTCCCCGTTTCTACGGCGTCTGCCGCCTGGAGCCGGAGCTGATCCTCGACGAGGCTGCGGTTTCCGCCCCCGCGCAGGGGTGCGGAACGACTTGCGACGTACCGTGA
- a CDS encoding ABC transporter permease, with protein sequence MIPPLLVRLVRQDLLERYAGSTLGSAWLLINPITQILIFTTVFSGLFAPRLPGNASVYDYGTYLVSGIMPWAAFANTVVRTAGVFIERRAILTKVPVGLPTIAVHIAISEGIVLSAILLVVVALQLAFGGLTPNVLYLPLLVAQQQLLAFCLGAAGAVLTVFIRDTKDALAVVLQIWFWLTPIVYVLSVLPAPVQALQSFNPANWFIDGYHRALVFGAPPSYGLMILSLCAGAVGSWIALRVIRRLERDIRDFL encoded by the coding sequence ATGATACCGCCACTTCTCGTGCGCCTCGTGCGCCAGGACCTGCTCGAGCGATACGCGGGGTCCACCCTCGGAAGCGCCTGGCTCCTGATCAATCCGATCACCCAGATCCTGATCTTCACGACAGTGTTCTCCGGGCTGTTCGCCCCGCGTCTGCCGGGCAACGCGTCGGTCTATGATTACGGGACCTATCTGGTTTCCGGGATCATGCCGTGGGCCGCGTTCGCCAACACGGTCGTGCGGACAGCCGGCGTCTTCATCGAGCGGCGCGCGATCCTGACGAAGGTGCCGGTCGGACTTCCCACCATCGCCGTCCACATCGCGATTTCCGAAGGTATCGTGCTGTCCGCGATCCTGTTGGTCGTCGTGGCCTTGCAGCTTGCATTCGGCGGGCTGACGCCGAACGTGCTGTACCTGCCGCTTCTTGTCGCCCAGCAGCAATTGCTGGCGTTCTGCCTCGGCGCGGCCGGGGCGGTGCTGACGGTGTTCATCCGCGACACCAAGGATGCCTTGGCCGTCGTGCTGCAAATCTGGTTCTGGCTGACGCCAATCGTTTACGTGTTGTCGGTGCTGCCCGCCCCGGTGCAGGCGCTCCAGTCGTTCAATCCGGCGAACTGGTTCATCGACGGTTACCATAGGGCGCTGGTGTTCGGGGCGCCGCCGTCGTACGGGCTCATGATCCTGAGCCTGTGTGCCGGCGCGGTCGGTTCCTGGATCGCCCTGCGGGTGATCCGCCGCCTCGAACGCGATATCCGGGATTTCCTGTGA
- a CDS encoding glycosyltransferase family 4 protein: MRPPLSEEKPRVLLLFWGRRGALSRFTVDLARAASAGPFVPLLSVSRQNELIDELRGLGVPTLEVDTIGSVPATLARTLGLPRLARRVAAYAEAAGVSWVVTLMPHIWSPFLVGAVQARGIRYATVVHDAVHHPGEGSALLDKYWEWEFSRADRVVALSTHVARRVEARVPETRIATLFHPTMGYAPAAAARTGRPSRLLFFGRILAYKGLDLLLDAYANLRADGVSATLTIVGDGDLAPFAGRLPAPGVEVHNRWVPHAEVGSVLGAHDIVVLPYIEASQSGVVAAAHAAGLPVVATPVGGLREQVSHGVDGLLAAEASAAGVADAIRHLIEEPGLYETCARGAAATAKARSMPAFVEALASALAVEGGPAARSRAVGAS, from the coding sequence ATGCGTCCCCCCTTGAGCGAGGAAAAGCCGCGCGTTCTGCTTCTCTTCTGGGGGCGGCGGGGGGCGTTGAGCCGTTTCACCGTCGACCTCGCCCGTGCGGCATCGGCTGGTCCCTTCGTCCCCCTGCTGTCGGTGTCCCGCCAGAACGAGTTGATCGACGAGCTGCGCGGCCTCGGCGTGCCCACGCTCGAGGTCGATACGATCGGTTCGGTGCCGGCCACCCTTGCCAGGACGCTCGGCCTGCCCCGGCTCGCCCGGCGGGTCGCGGCCTATGCCGAGGCGGCGGGGGTTTCATGGGTCGTCACCCTCATGCCGCACATCTGGTCGCCGTTCCTGGTGGGAGCCGTCCAGGCACGGGGAATCCGCTACGCCACCGTGGTCCACGACGCCGTGCATCACCCGGGGGAGGGATCGGCGTTGCTCGACAAGTATTGGGAATGGGAGTTCTCGCGCGCCGACCGTGTGGTCGCCCTCAGCACCCATGTCGCCCGGCGCGTCGAAGCGCGCGTGCCGGAGACGCGCATCGCCACGCTCTTCCACCCGACCATGGGCTATGCCCCGGCGGCCGCGGCGCGCACCGGCCGGCCGAGTCGCCTTCTCTTCTTCGGGCGCATACTCGCCTACAAGGGGCTCGACCTCCTGCTCGACGCTTACGCCAATCTGCGGGCGGATGGGGTCTCCGCCACGCTGACCATTGTCGGCGACGGGGACCTTGCTCCATTCGCCGGGCGATTGCCGGCCCCCGGGGTCGAGGTTCACAACCGCTGGGTTCCGCATGCGGAGGTGGGGAGCGTGCTGGGCGCCCACGACATTGTGGTCCTGCCTTACATCGAGGCCAGCCAGTCGGGTGTGGTTGCGGCGGCGCACGCGGCCGGGCTGCCCGTCGTCGCCACCCCCGTCGGCGGGCTGCGGGAACAGGTGTCCCACGGGGTCGACGGGCTTCTGGCGGCGGAGGCAAGCGCTGCGGGGGTGGCCGACGCGATACGCCACCTTATCGAGGAGCCCGGCCTGTACGAGACCTGCGCGCGCGGTGCGGCCGCGACGGCGAAAGCCCGTTCGATGCCCGCGTTCGTGGAGGCGCTGGCGTCGGCATTGGCCGTGGAGGGCGGGCCGGCAGCCCGTTCGCGGGCGGTCGGGGCCTCGTAA
- a CDS encoding acyltransferase, which produces MHTATHKANGFTFLRIVAALLVIITHSYVVLGLPGDPLDRLHLPPFSKWGVDTFFVISGFLVTASLMRNGDPVRYIRNRALRILPGLFVMVALTVFVVGPLFSSSPGYWSREAFQYFWNVLIFKLTPFLPGVFADNPVAVVNGSLWTLPIEVLCYAGLLVIGWAGALKPRIIAVLIAVTTLLHIGSAFRPGDYFLTVEKLRLNEFAALFLGGAFLASLGNRLPITWKRMGLCAAGVVAGLLLSMRVWHLPVVGAVQWQVASLAHLLLFPYVVISTALLLRRLDWLNKHDISYGLYIYAWVVQQIVVATLGRDVGPWVLTALSILMTGILAVLSWRYVEGPALRLKDAAPWRRGPAGRQGAATEPYPAAGNEKSPLPASVRQG; this is translated from the coding sequence ATGCACACGGCGACACACAAGGCAAACGGCTTCACGTTCCTGCGGATCGTGGCCGCGCTGCTGGTGATCATCACCCACAGCTATGTCGTCCTGGGGCTTCCCGGCGATCCGCTGGACCGTTTGCATCTCCCCCCGTTCAGCAAGTGGGGCGTGGACACCTTCTTCGTGATCAGCGGCTTCCTGGTCACGGCATCCTTGATGCGCAACGGCGATCCCGTCCGTTACATCCGGAACAGGGCCCTGCGCATCCTCCCCGGCCTGTTCGTCATGGTTGCGCTGACCGTGTTCGTGGTCGGCCCGCTGTTCTCGTCCTCGCCGGGGTATTGGTCGCGCGAGGCGTTCCAGTATTTCTGGAATGTCCTCATCTTCAAGCTCACCCCCTTCCTGCCGGGCGTCTTCGCCGACAATCCGGTGGCGGTCGTGAACGGGTCCCTGTGGACCCTGCCGATCGAGGTCCTGTGCTACGCCGGCCTTTTGGTCATCGGCTGGGCCGGCGCGCTGAAGCCGCGGATCATTGCCGTCCTGATTGCCGTCACGACGCTGCTGCATATCGGCAGCGCCTTCCGTCCCGGCGACTATTTCCTGACGGTTGAAAAGCTGCGCCTGAACGAGTTCGCCGCCCTCTTCCTGGGCGGGGCATTCCTCGCATCCCTGGGCAACAGGCTCCCGATCACATGGAAGCGGATGGGACTGTGCGCCGCCGGCGTCGTTGCCGGTCTTCTTCTCAGCATGAGGGTGTGGCACCTCCCCGTGGTGGGTGCCGTCCAGTGGCAGGTGGCATCGCTCGCCCACCTGCTCCTGTTCCCCTATGTCGTGATCTCGACGGCGCTGCTTCTGCGGCGCCTGGACTGGCTGAACAAACACGACATTTCCTACGGCCTCTACATATATGCCTGGGTCGTTCAGCAGATCGTCGTCGCCACCCTGGGCCGGGATGTCGGACCTTGGGTGCTGACCGCCCTGTCGATTTTGATGACCGGCATCCTCGCGGTCTTGTCATGGCGGTATGTGGAAGGGCCGGCGCTTCGGCTGAAGGACGCTGCGCCGTGGCGTCGCGGCCCTGCCGGCCGGCAGGGCGCGGCCACCGAACCGTATCCGGCTGCCGGAAACGAAAAGAGCCCCCTGCCCGCGTCTGTTCGGCAGGGCTGA
- a CDS encoding nucleotide sugar dehydrogenase — MRKIAVIGLGYVGLPVAVAFAKKRFDVVAFDIDATRIDELNRGFDRTNECSTSELADVPMKLTADHRQLAQADFFIVTVPTPIDDANRPDLTAVCKATETIAGVLKRGDIVVYESTVYPGATEEECVPLLERLSGLVCGRDFSVGYSPERINPGDRAHRFETIRKVVSGFDAETTRIVAETYGAVVTAGIHVAPSIKVAEAAKAIENAQRDINIGFVNELSAIFGRMGIDTGDVLEAAGTKWNFLSFKPGLVGGHCIGVDPYYLTFQAERYGYHPEVILAGRRVNDGMGMRIAQECIKLLLRQVRHGRDYRVTVLGLSFKEDVPDIRNSKIVDIIRELAAFGVEVQVHDPIADEKAARHEYDLALLPMGALKPADAVIVAVQHAQFRQGGWDLVRGLLGPDGGIVMDVKSTLDRARKPADVHLWRP; from the coding sequence ATGCGCAAAATCGCCGTGATCGGCCTTGGTTACGTTGGTTTGCCGGTTGCGGTTGCTTTCGCCAAGAAGCGGTTCGACGTGGTGGCGTTCGATATCGACGCCACACGGATCGACGAGTTGAACCGCGGTTTCGATCGCACCAACGAGTGTTCGACCAGCGAGTTGGCAGACGTGCCCATGAAGCTGACCGCCGACCACCGGCAGCTTGCGCAGGCCGATTTCTTCATCGTGACGGTGCCGACCCCGATCGATGATGCGAACCGCCCGGACCTCACGGCCGTGTGCAAGGCGACCGAGACGATTGCCGGCGTGCTGAAGCGGGGGGACATCGTGGTGTACGAATCCACGGTTTATCCCGGCGCAACCGAGGAGGAGTGCGTTCCCTTGCTGGAGCGCCTGTCCGGCCTGGTTTGCGGGCGCGATTTCAGCGTGGGCTATTCGCCCGAACGCATCAACCCCGGCGATCGGGCCCACCGGTTCGAGACCATCCGGAAGGTCGTCTCCGGCTTCGACGCCGAAACCACCCGCATCGTTGCCGAAACCTACGGGGCGGTGGTCACGGCTGGGATCCATGTGGCTCCGTCGATCAAGGTTGCGGAAGCCGCCAAGGCGATCGAGAACGCGCAGCGGGACATCAATATTGGCTTCGTGAATGAATTGTCCGCGATCTTCGGGCGGATGGGTATCGATACCGGCGATGTGCTCGAGGCCGCCGGCACCAAATGGAATTTCCTGAGTTTTAAGCCCGGCCTGGTCGGCGGTCATTGCATCGGCGTCGACCCCTATTACCTGACTTTCCAAGCGGAAAGGTACGGATACCACCCCGAGGTCATTCTCGCCGGTCGCCGGGTCAATGACGGGATGGGTATGCGCATCGCCCAGGAGTGCATCAAGTTGCTCCTGCGCCAAGTGCGCCATGGCAGGGACTATCGGGTGACCGTTCTCGGCCTCAGCTTCAAGGAGGACGTGCCCGACATCCGCAACAGTAAGATCGTGGACATCATCCGCGAACTGGCCGCATTCGGAGTGGAGGTTCAAGTCCACGATCCCATCGCCGATGAGAAGGCAGCCCGGCACGAGTATGACTTGGCCCTGCTTCCCATGGGCGCCCTGAAGCCGGCTGATGCGGTGATCGTTGCCGTCCAGCATGCACAGTTCCGCCAAGGAGGATGGGATCTCGTGCGGGGACTACTCGGACCGGACGGCGGCATCGTCATGGATGTGAAATCCACCCTCGACCGTGCTCGCAAGCCGGCTGACGTCCATCTCTGGCGTCCTTGA